In one Shewanella loihica PV-4 genomic region, the following are encoded:
- a CDS encoding AraC family transcriptional regulator has product MMATSAVEKIDYWQASILKEMELSRAQFTHFAFEKHVHLDYHIGVVCHGGQRYHHRGSEYRLTPGNISTLNPDESHNGQSIADGGYEALVMSLPTSYVQQVGGALNQGELYFSTPILDDPKLRAYFIRLHRQLTLHQANITPLEAETLLLGFISELFYRHGKLRNLPSCQARLSGAQLDNIKQQFHQGLDQEFELEQLALSVDLSKFQFLRQFKAATGMTPHAYLKRLRLEYAKKALMRGDSAISTAYDLGFFDQSHFNKAFKRAFLITPAHFQKRVTP; this is encoded by the coding sequence ATGATGGCTACAAGCGCGGTAGAGAAGATAGATTATTGGCAGGCGAGCATCTTGAAAGAGATGGAGCTTAGCCGCGCGCAATTTACCCATTTCGCCTTCGAGAAACATGTGCATCTGGACTACCACATAGGCGTGGTCTGCCATGGCGGCCAACGCTATCATCACAGGGGCAGCGAGTACCGCCTGACGCCGGGCAACATATCCACCCTCAATCCGGACGAGAGCCACAACGGCCAGAGTATCGCCGATGGCGGCTATGAGGCGCTGGTGATGTCTCTGCCCACCAGCTATGTGCAGCAGGTCGGCGGGGCGCTCAACCAGGGAGAGCTCTATTTCAGCACGCCTATCCTAGACGACCCTAAGCTGAGGGCCTATTTTATCCGCCTGCACAGGCAGCTGACCCTGCATCAGGCCAACATCACGCCGCTGGAGGCGGAGACCTTGCTGCTTGGTTTTATCAGCGAGCTGTTTTATCGCCATGGCAAGCTGCGTAACCTGCCGAGCTGTCAGGCCAGGTTAAGCGGTGCCCAGCTGGACAATATCAAACAGCAGTTCCACCAAGGGCTGGATCAGGAGTTCGAGCTGGAGCAGCTGGCGCTCTCCGTCGACTTGAGTAAGTTTCAATTCTTGCGTCAATTCAAGGCGGCCACCGGCATGACGCCCCACGCCTACCTGAAACGCCTGCGGCTGGAATATGCCAAGAAGGCGCTGATGCGGGGCGACAGCGCCATCAGCACCGCCTATGACTTAGGTTTCTTCGATCAGAGCCATTTCAATAAGGCGTTCAAGCGGGCGTTTTTGATCACTCCAGCCCATTT
- the nadE gene encoding ammonia-dependent NAD(+) synthetase, which produces MKGQIIREMKVQPHIEVEYEVQRRIAFIKAKLKEARATSLVLGISGGVDSSLAGRLCQLAVDELNSEGEYEGSYQFIAVRLPFKVQKDEDEAQMACQFIQPSKLVTVNIGEGVEGIHHQTLAGLEVAGVISHPHSNVDFVKGNVKARMRMIAQYEIAGLTGGLVVGTDHSAENITGFYTKWGDGACDLAPLFGLSKRQVRQLAAALGAPSVLVDKAPTADLECDKPQLEDEVALGLTYDQIDDFLEGKPVDAAVEARLIAIYNATQHKRKPIPTLYD; this is translated from the coding sequence GTGAAAGGACAGATCATACGTGAAATGAAGGTGCAGCCGCATATTGAGGTGGAATATGAGGTGCAAAGACGTATCGCCTTTATCAAAGCGAAACTCAAAGAGGCGCGCGCCACCAGTCTAGTGCTGGGGATCAGCGGTGGGGTAGACTCCTCACTGGCAGGCCGTCTGTGCCAGCTGGCAGTGGATGAGCTGAACAGCGAAGGCGAATATGAAGGCAGTTATCAGTTTATCGCGGTGCGTCTGCCCTTCAAGGTGCAGAAGGATGAAGATGAGGCGCAGATGGCCTGTCAGTTCATTCAGCCCAGCAAGCTGGTAACGGTTAACATAGGTGAAGGGGTCGAAGGGATCCATCATCAAACCCTGGCGGGCCTCGAAGTGGCCGGCGTCATCTCTCATCCCCACAGCAATGTCGATTTCGTGAAGGGTAACGTGAAGGCCAGAATGCGTATGATCGCCCAGTATGAGATTGCCGGCCTGACCGGTGGCCTGGTCGTGGGCACCGACCACAGCGCCGAGAATATCACCGGCTTCTATACCAAGTGGGGCGATGGTGCATGCGATCTGGCGCCGCTGTTTGGTCTGAGCAAGCGTCAGGTGCGTCAGCTGGCGGCGGCACTGGGCGCACCTAGCGTGCTGGTCGATAAGGCGCCGACGGCGGATCTCGAGTGTGACAAGCCACAGCTCGAAGATGAGGTCGCCCTGGGCCTGACCTATGATCAGATTGATGATTTCCTCGAAGGTAAGCCGGTAGACGCCGCGGTCGAGGCGCGCCTAATCGCCATCTACAACGCGACCCAGCACAAGCGTAAGCCTATCCCGACGCTATACGACTGA